A stretch of the Chanos chanos chromosome 1, fChaCha1.1, whole genome shotgun sequence genome encodes the following:
- the chrm5a gene encoding muscarinic acetylcholine receptor M5a, whose product MEGRQIENTSISGNASDIHLVTHSMWEVVTIATVSAIVSLITIIGNVLVMLSFKVNSQLKTVNNYYLLSLAFADLIIGVFSMNLYTSYILMGYWSLGSLACDLWLALDYVASNASVMNLLVISFDRYFSITRPLTYRAKRTPKRAGIMIGLAWLVSFVLWAPPILCWQYFVGKRTVPERQCQIQFFSEPVITFGTAIAAFYFPVSVMTILYCRIYKETERRTKDLAELQGINYSTESGSSNVQPQKTIIRSCFNCKQLSTTTRDRNQASWSSSNRSNTTKSAVVSNDEWSKTDQLTTFNSYASSEEDEHSVSPGAFQPAYRNQGCAGDNSKAAAETASESEQLSGYVDENFYPSPVKNSSQKSKKCVSYKFKQTTKEESPQQAKNGDTKAGPSSFSSAESVSVPSTSSSSKPTDATLKNQMTKRKRMVLIKERKAAQTLSAILLAFILTWTPYNIMVLISTFCSNCIPLSLWHLGYWLCYVNSTVNPMCYALCNKTFQKTFRMLLLCQWKKKRVEEKLYWYGQNPAVSGKLT is encoded by the coding sequence ATGGAGGGCAGGCAAATTGAGAACACCTCCATCAGTGGCAATGCGTCAGACATCCATCTGGTCACGCACAGCATGTGGGAGGTCGTCACCATAGCGACAGTGTCGGCCATTGTTAGCCTGATAACAATCATCGGAAACGTTCTCGTAATGTTGTCCTTTAAGGTCAACAGCCAACTGAAGACGGTAAACAACTATTACCTGCTAAGTTTGGCTTTCGCGGACCTTATCATTGGCGTTTTCTCAATGAACTTATATACCTCGTACATACTAATGGGCTACTGGTCACTAGGGAGCCTTGCTTGTGACCTGTGGTTGGCCCTAGACTATGTGGCTAGCAACGCGTCAGTGATGAACTTGCTGGTCATCAGTTTTGACAGGTACTTCTCTATCACAAGGCCCCTGACGTACAGAGCCAAGCGGACACCCAAACGTGCGGGCATCATGATCGGCCTGGCATGGCTCGTGTCTTTTGTCTTGTGGGCCCCTCCCATCTTATGTTGGCAGTATTTTGTCGGGAAGAGAACCGTCCCAGAAAGACAGTGTCAGATTCAATTCTTCTCCGAACCTGTGATAACCTTTGGGACAGCAATTGCTGCTTTCTacttccctgtctctgtcatgaCGATCCTCTACTGCCGGATCTACAAAGAGACGGAACGTCGCACCAAGGACCTGGCTGAGCTCCAAGGCATCAACTATTCAACGGAGTCTGGCAGCAGTAATGTCCAACCGCAGAAAACCATCATCAGATCTTGTTTCAACTGCAAGCAACTCAGCACCACCACCAGGGACAGGAACCAAGCCTCTTGGTCCTCCTCCAATCGCAGCAACACGACCAAATCTGCTGTTGTTTCCAATGACGAGTGGTCCAAAACCGATCAGCTGACCACCTTCAACAGCTACGCTTCCTCTGAAGAGGACGAGCATTCGGTGTCTCCAGGTGCGTTCCAGCCAGCCTACAGGAACCAGGGATGCGCTGGCGACAACAGCAAAGCAGCGGCAGAGACAGCCAGCGAGAGCGAGCAGCTTAGCGGCTACGTGGACGAGAACTTCTACCCGTCGCCGGTGAAGAACAGCTCTCAGAAAAGCAAGAAGTGCGTTTCCTACAAGTTCAAACAAACCACCAAGGAAGAGAGCCCCCAGCAGGCCAAGAACGGCGACACAAAAGCCGGCCCTTCGTCCTTCTCTTCGGCAGAGTCCGTGAGCGTTCCGTCCACCTCGTCCTCCTCCAAACCGACAGACGCCACCCTGAAGAACCAGATGAccaagaggaagaggatggtgTTGATTAAAGAGAGGAAGGCAGCCCAGACTCTCAGCGCCATCCTGCTGGCCTTCATCCTCACCTGGACACCTTACAATATCATGGTGCTTATCTCCACCTTCTGTTCCAACTGCATCCCCCTCTCCCTGTGGCACCTCGGGTACTGGCTCTGTTACGTCAACAGCACCGTAAATCCCATGTGTTACGCCCTCTGCAACAAGACTTTTCAGAAGACCTTCCGGATGCTTCTTCTGTGCcagtggaagaagaagagagtggaagagaagcTTTACTGGTACGGTCAGAATCCAGCTGTGAGCGGCAAGTTGACCTGA
- the LOC115818030 gene encoding fibrinogen-like protein 1-like protein: MKHLGTCIMALMCGLSVMDVQAEGPPAKNIHLLSSDEHKFILNLGQKVLPRDCYELWHGSGGQAQDGVYLIQPADSPIAVFCAMQDGGWTVVQHITVNSSVDFDRSWEEYKTGFGTLMGNHWLGNEYLHQLTSGPGRYKLGIKLVDKDAVTKTGEYDPVLVEGEEAQYRLRLGLFQGTAVDALTLDTENYLHDNQRFTTKDRDNDNYFQNCAKLEFQGVAGGGWWYDACAGANLNRRNVIYWQKDCNKEHLCKYAWMMVKPSDLVKVIHSRDCKKDEL, translated from the exons ATGAAGCACTTAGGGACCTGTATCATGGCTCTCATGTGTGGGCTCAGTGTGATGGATGTGCAAGCTGAGGGTCCCCCTGCTAAAAACATTCATCTGCTTTCCAGTGATGAGCACAAGTTCATCCTGAACCTGGGACAGAAAG tcttGCCCAGGGACTGTTATGAACTGTGGCACGGTTCTGGGGGCCAAGCACAGGACGGGGTTTATTTGATCCAGCCTGCGGACTCCCCCATCGCAGTTTTCTGTGCCATGCAAGATGGCGGCTGGACCGTGGTGCAGCACATCACTGTCAACAGCTCTGTGGATTTTGACCGCTCGTGGGAGGAGTACAAAACAGGTTTTGGGACTCTAATGGGGAACCACTGGCTTGGAAACGAATATCTCCATCAGCTAACGAGCGGACCCGGACGCTACAAACTAGGCATCAAGTTGGTGGACAAAGATGCCGTCACCAAGACGGGCGAATACGACCCCGTTCTGGTGGAAGGCGAGGAGGCCCAGTATCGTTTACGTTTGGGTCTGTTCCAAGGCACCGCTGTGGATGCCCTTACCCTGGACACTGAAAACTATCTCCACGACAACCAGAGGTTCACCACCAAGGACCGCGACAATGACAACTACTTCCAGAACTGCGCCAAGTTGGAGTTCCAGGGCGTGGCCGGTGGAGGTTGGTGGTACGACGCTTGCGCCGGAGCCAACCTCAATCGCAGGAACGTGATCTACTGGCAGAAGGACTGCAACAAGGAGCACCTGTGCAAATACGCCTGGATGATGGTGAAACCATCTGACTTGGTTAAGGTGATCCACAGCAGGGACTGTAAGAAGGATGAACTGTGA